The Loxodonta africana isolate mLoxAfr1 chromosome 5, mLoxAfr1.hap2, whole genome shotgun sequence region gaatgaaatactgcctgatcctatgccaccctcacaatcgttgctgtttgatcccattgttgcagccactgtgtcaatccatctcattgaaggtcttcttctttttcacccacactctactttaccaagcatgatgtccttctccaaggactgatccctcctgataacatgtccaaagtacttaagacgaAGTtttaccatcctcccttctaaggagtgttctggctgtacttcattcacgacagatttgttcgttcttctggcagtccatggtatattcaattcaaAACTGCTCTTGTAATAGTTTTTCAAAAATGGATACTATCAtcatcttttggaagcagatgggaGATGAAAATATCTCCTTTTATACTGATAGAGGCCAAGTTGGAGGATGTGGCTTTAGGCCTCCTGGCCAAGTGGACTGGTTAATACTGAATCCCAAAATGAGGATACTTAGCCATCAGATGGTAGGAGCAGAGATCAGAAAGGTGAAGGGGGGAAGGATATAGAGAATCTTgtaaaccacaataagatattgCCCTTTGCTCTTGAGTGAGATGAGAAGCCTATTGGAGGGTTTTAGGCATTATAGCCTGCAACAGTCTGACACTGATTTATTTCTTTGTTCAAATTCAACTCTTAATATATTGgattttacaaaaacaaaatgcaAGTCTATATATCTTTGTCCATTGTGTTCAAGGACATTGCTACCGATTATTTTGCATATGACTTTTTAGTGTACCCTCAAAAACAGGGCTTTCCTTAGAAACAATGAACAACCCAGTAGCAACAACATCCCCACTGGCCAGTTTGTGGTCTTGAAATAGCATTTCCCACCTTAAGAAACTAGGGATCCTTGGAAGGAATTGATACAACCgagaccctgatttagacttttagcctccagatttgtaaaaaaataattttctgttattTAAATTCACCCACTTGTGGGtgtttgtttgttaaagcagcactagctaactaagacagtgacAATATTTTCTTTCTTGGAAGGAAGAAGTTGTTGCATTTCTCATTCAAAGCTCCGttttcctgccttttcttctttctctgaatCGCTGTATCTCTTGCTATTTTCAAGTCCTCCAAAATGACTAGCGCTGTTGCACAGGCCAGGTTCCCCCTTCAGCAAGGAGGAGCCCTGCTTGCTCTTTTGCTTGCTAAGCAGCGAGTCCCTCCTCCCCCACAAAAGCACTATCTTTTGACCATCCTCTCCACTGTCCCTTCTTGCTGCTGGCTggtaaatgaaaaaccaaacccgttgccatcaagtcaattccaattcatggaagccccatgtgttacagaatagaactgctccatcgggttttcttggctgtgatctttacagaagcagattgccaggcctttcttccacagcactgccaggtgggtttgaaccaccaaccgttaggttagtagtcaagcacaaaccatttgtggcacccaggggcCCTCAGGCTCTGATATGGGGTTTTAAAACACCATAGGGCATTGCCCCTGtggtgcaatgctgtcagtggccTCCAGCTGCCCCTCCCACACAAAAAAACTGTAGAATCTGAGGGCTTCTTCTGGCTTCAGGCAGTCCACCCTTCAGGGAGATGGCTGGAGCAGCACCTTTGATGGCTGTCCTCCTTTCCTACTCCCTTCCCATTTCCCCACCTGTGTGTCTCAACATCACCTGTCAAGTCAACTACTGACACTGGAATTCTGTTTCAGAGTCTGTTTTTGGGAAAACCAAAACTATGGCAAGTAGATAGTGAAAACAGTTTAGTAGGTCTTGACCAGCAAATTAATAAAATTCAAATAGAATAGAATACGAAATAACAGAGCATActccctgtatttttttttttaatctaggagTGTGTACTGGGTCATGCAAAATGTATGTCTTCCTGTGGGGAGACAAAAGCAAAAATGGCAAAACTCTGCTCTGAAGACTTTGCATCGAATTCTTATCGATTGTCACGTCAACATATAACCTCTGAAAAAAGTGTCATTCTCCTAAAATATGCTAACATGAGACCAAAAAGCAGTGCCAGGTTTTCTGGATAGGAGGGCTTTGAAGGGCCAACATTTTAGAAAAAGAGTCTTTGAAGTTTAGTTTGCAGAGAATTTTACAAAAAATGTTGAGAAATTGTCAATGGTTTATAACAAAAACTTCACaggatcagtggttgccaggggttcacAGGGAGAGGAGTGATGAATGGGTGGAGCACAGAACATTTTAAGGACAGTGAAAATATTCTGGATGCAGTGGCAGATACTTGACGTTATGCATTTCAAAATgcatagaactgtacaacactGTGAACCCTAAGGTAACATATGAGCTTCTGTTAAATAACGTGTCGCTATtgattcatcaattgtaacaaacgtACCACATTATTGTAAGATGTTAGTTACTAGGAGAAACTGTGCAGAGCAGCAAGGGGGTATATCTGAAGTCTCTATACTTTCTGTACAATTGTTTTGTAATCCTAAAATTGTTCTAAAAaatagtctatttaaaaaaattcttaggaaGATCGGGGGTGTTTTACGTGTCCCGGGGGCGCCTCTGCTACCCCGGCTATGCTTCTGTTCTCCAAGAGGTCTGATGCATGTTCAGCACAATTTAGTGTGAGAGTTTAGTCAATGCCACAGCTCTCAGGTGGAATAGAGTACTCACGCTTAAAACTGGATTAAGAAAGCTCATGATTCTGTTTATTCGTGCCACGGGGGAGGATGCGGTTATGAGGTTCTAAAAAGAGGAGTGGTTGGCAAGGATTTGTCCTTTTAGCCTGGCACCGAAAACCACATCGGCCTGTGGccaacagggaacacaaaatCCCCATGTCCTTAAAAGAGTTTCCCAACCCACAAAGTAATCCAGTACTCAGATCTGCTAGGCCGTTGGAGAATTTAACACTTGGTCATCTCaaagtcgttgttgttgttaaaacaaaaccaaacccattgccgccaagcGGAGTcccacttatagcgaccctataggacacagtagaactgcccccatagggtttccaacgagcggctggtggattcgaactacgaCCTTAagagcagccaggctcttaaccactatgctgccagttGCTGCCAGTTGTTAGGAAGTATAAATGTTTGGTCTGGAAAGGGTGAGGAAGGAGAGGGTGAGGGTGCCAATCTCACTGCGGTGAGACTTGTGAAGGGCTGAAGCTGCCCGCGTGGGCATGGGGCTGAGCAGGAGCCGGCGAGGTGCTATCCGCCCAAAAGCCGAGCCAAGCAGGCGTGACAGCGAGCGCCTCTCCTCCAGCGCGGACGCCCAAGGGCTCGCTGGGTCCGCCaccctcccccgccccgccccgcctcaCCCGGCCTGCAGGAGCGCGCTCCGGCCCTGCGATCCCAAGAGGGGCGGCCCAGCAGGCGGGCAGGCGGGGCGGCCGCGCTCTCACCGCCCCGGGGTGTGGTCCACGCGGCCCGGCCGGGCGGGGCGGCGGGTTTAAGGCGCAGGCCGGTCGGCCCCCGCTCAGTCGAGCTCCCGCCGTCGCCACTGCCCCCCGCCATGGAGCGGCCACCGCTGCGCGCCCTGCTGCTCGGCGCCGCCGGActgctgctcctgctcctgcccctctcctcttcctcctcttcggACGCCTGCGGGCCCTGCGAGCCTGCCGCCTGCCCGCCCCTGCCCCCGCGGGGCTGCCCGCTGGGCGAGACCCGGGACGCGTGCGGCTGCTGCCCGGTGTGCGCCCGCGGCGAGGGCGAGCCGTGCGGGGGTAGCGGCGCAGGCAGGGGGCACTGCGCGCCGGGCATGGAGTGCGTGAAGAGCCGCAAGAGGCGGAAGGGTAAAGCCGGGGCAGCAGCCGGCGGCCTCGCGGTGAGCGGCGTGTGCGTGTGCAAGAGCCGCTACCCGGTGTGCGGCAGCGACGGCACCACCTACCCCAGCGGGTGCCAGCTGCGCGCCGCTAGCCTCAGGGCCGAGAGCCGCGGGGAGAAGGCCATCACCCAGGTCAGCAAGGGCACCTGCGAGCAAGGTGGGCACCAGCGCTTTCCTCACCAGCCCGGCTCTACTGGGCCCGCGCGGGCAGGAGAGCCGGGCTCCGCCTGGTGGTTCGGGCCGGGTGGGGCGTCCGCGGCTGGCGAGTCCCGCGCGGGTACCCGCGACTCTTCTCACGGAATCCAGGAgtagaagggagggaaggagctgGCAGCCGCCGGGATGCGTGGAGAAACGACCACGCCTCcctcttctcttttttgatggttTTATGTTGAGAGTTTGGTATGTGGGCCAAGAAAGTGAGCACTCGCAGAGTGGGGTGTATATACAGAAAAAATTTTCCAATACCTCAAACTCCCCCATCCCGAAAGCTCACCTGAGCTCATGCTAACAGCTGGGAAGTCGATTAGGAAGAAGTGCCCCTACTCATTTAGGGTACTCAGAGATGTCATTTTCTCGTCATTCTTTCTTGGCTTGAGTGTGTAGATGTGAAGTCAAGAGACTGGGAAAGAGAAAGTGGAAAGGAGTTTGAAATACAAAGTGAGGACTTAGAGAAAAGTTGTTAGTTGTTAGCCACGTTTAATTGGATCTATTGTAGGAATTTTAAAAACAGGACTTCACAATAACTTAAGGAAGATAATTCActtagtgggaaaaaaaaaaacagattttcaaacAGTAACCTGGCTAATTACTTGTGGGCAACAATAAAATACAAACTCTTTGAAGCGTTTTTGTGATGAAGTTTATGTTGGAAACTTTCTgaccattttgtttttctttttttttttttttttgagtaatttGTCCCCAGGATGCACTGTTCCGCAGGAATGCCTTTGAGATTATTTTTAATAGTTTACTTTATTCCAAACAAGCCTAAGCTTGCCATAAATGAAATGGGAACATAAATAAAGTCCGGACTTGCAAGAAAAAACAGACATTTTAACTCTAATGCCTGAAATAATATTTTCCATAGACAGTAGTTCCAAAGGAAAGTTAGAAATCCAGCCTGGCAGCTCTTCTCCTGGCCCCAGCCATGGTAGAAAAGGAAGGGGGGGCAGTTCTATGGAGATGACAGAAGCTGTTGATTCTTTAACACAGCTCAGACTTTGTTCAAACTTGCCAAATAGTAATTCTTTCTGTAGAGTTTTTCCCATAAATCCATATGGAAATAGGTCACCAGTTTCAGAGTTCAGTATTGATCACCTGCAAACACCCATTTCAATGTTAGCTGCTTCTATTATCATcaccttaaacttagaaaatCACAATCCAAAATAATCCACCTGTTTTTCCAACAGCAACAGTCATTTGTTCCTTTAGCTCCAGTTTGTCAGTCATGTCATGAAGAGAGAAGTGTGCATACTTtgactttgtttcacatattgAGATTTTTCTTATAAACATTCCAACAGGAATTTTTCTCCACAGTCTTTCAAAGTCACTGGTACTTGCCTTATCTGAGCTGAGGTTAGCCTCGTGATTATTCGGTGTCGAGGTCATGTTGTGTAGCTAGTTttatcttcttctgtcttctcccACTTACATCTCTAAACATGTTGAGACAGATAGGCATATAGAACTAGTCTCATTAACTTCTAGTTACACTATGTACACCCAGCTCCTCAGGACCCCTTCAGCCTGCAAAGCCCTTGAGGGTAGGAACCTGGCTTATCTTTATGTTCTGAAATATCCTGGGAGAAATAGCATCTAGAACTGGAAGTCTTGCCATAAACTAGTCTTTCCCTCCCAACCTAAATTTAGAGATATGAGACCAGAGACCATGCCCGAAAAAGCGGAAAAGAATGTGAAATCCACCTGAATACTTTTCCACTGCAGCGACAAGTGGGGCTAAAACAGGTCTCTTAACATACTTCTCGACTCCGGGGTGTGTTTGACATTGAGCAAAC contains the following coding sequences:
- the IGFBP7 gene encoding insulin-like growth factor-binding protein 7, coding for MERPPLRALLLGAAGLLLLLLPLSSSSSSDACGPCEPAACPPLPPRGCPLGETRDACGCCPVCARGEGEPCGGSGAGRGHCAPGMECVKSRKRRKGKAGAAAGGLAVSGVCVCKSRYPVCGSDGTTYPSGCQLRAASLRAESRGEKAITQVSKGTCEQGPSIVTPPKDIWNVTGAQVYLSCEVIGIPTPVLIWNKVKRGHYGVQRTELLPGDRDNLAIQTRGGPEKHEVTGWVLVSPLSKEDAGEYECHASNSQGQASASAKITVVDALHEIPVKKGESAEQ